CTTCAGGGAAGACAGCAAGGGGCTTGGCAGTGCCTGAAGCCAGTGGGCTGGGGACTCACAGCTGGGACACTCAGGGCGGGCAGGGCAGGCATGTGGCCCCAGCATGGCACAGGGCCAAACTCATCCCCTCTTTGTCACTGGCCACATACTGCGGGGGGAAGGGCTGGAGGAGCTGGGGCACCTGCATTTGGCCTGCAAGGAATCTGGGTCCTGCTGGCTGTGGGTGACTGCAGAGGGCCACATGGGCAGGGCACATTCATGGGCCCCCCAGGCCAACATCGTCAGGGTGAGAAGGGGAAGGGCCAGAAAGCCTCAGCCCAGACCAGGTATGGTGGGAACAGTCCACACAGGAGGTGCCAGAACCGTCTAGAAGGCCCTGGCACACAGGTCTGCTGCAGCAGAGCCGGGAGGGCACGGGGGTGCGCATGTCCAGGGCAGAGGAACCACGTGGGGCTCAGTCAGCAGTCGGGGTCAGGCCTGGTTGGTGGCACTGAGGATCCTGAAGGCTTGGCCCCACCTCCGGGAGCTGGGCTTCCTCCACATGGTCACAGCAAAGGTAGGGACCAGAGGGGGCCAGAGACATGGGGGGCTGCACCCCACCCTCTCCTCACTGCTCCCCTCCCCCTTACCACCCTGTCCAGTGATGTCCGCGCAGATGGGAGGGTTGTGAGGGGCGTCCACACCTGGCCTGCAGTGGCTGCCCGGCTTCCTGCTAGGGAGATGGGGCCGGTACTGATGGGGAACAGCTGTTGTGTGGGCAGCCAGAGGAAACCACGTTCCCGCGGGGTGAGCTCATGGTTTACGCGTTCCCCGCCAGATCCATAACATCCTGGAGGCAGAAGCGCAGAGGCTGAGCCTGCC
This portion of the Rhinopithecus roxellana isolate Shanxi Qingling chromosome 2, ASM756505v1, whole genome shotgun sequence genome encodes:
- the LOC104671730 gene encoding LOW QUALITY PROTEIN: uncharacterized protein LOC104671730 (The sequence of the model RefSeq protein was modified relative to this genomic sequence to represent the inferred CDS: deleted 2 bases in 1 codon; substituted 1 base at 1 genomic stop codon), which codes for MWPQHGTGPNSSPLCHWPHTAGGRAGGAGAPAFGLQGIWVLLAVGDCRGPHGQGTFMGPPGQHRQGEKGKGQKASAQTRYGGNSPHRRCQNRLEGPGTQVCCSRAGRARGCACPGQRNHVGLSQQSGSGLVGGTEDPEGLAPPPGAGLPPHGHSKGRDQRGRDMGGCTPPSPHCSPPPYHPVQXCPRRWEGCEGRPHLACSGCPASC